The Raphanus sativus cultivar WK10039 unplaced genomic scaffold, ASM80110v3 Scaffold3281, whole genome shotgun sequence genome contains a region encoding:
- the LOC130506480 gene encoding probable N-acetyltransferase HLS1 — protein MTVVREYDPSKDLAGVEDVERRCEVGPSGKLSLFTDLLGDPICRIRHSPSYLMLVAEMGTEKKEIVGMIRGCIKTVTCGKKHDLNHKSQNDTVKPLYTKLAYVLGLRVSPTHRRQGIAFKLVKMMEAWFMQNGAEYSYIATENENQASVNLFTGKCGYSEFRKPSILVNPVYAHKVNVSRRVTVIKLDPVDAESLYRLRFSTTEFFPRDIDSVLNNKLSLGTFVAVPRDSCYGSGSGSWPGSAKFLEYPPESWAVLSVWNCKDSFRLEVRGASLWRRAMAKTTRVVDKTLPFLKLPSIPSVFKPFGLHFMYGIGGEGPRAAKMVKSLCGHAHNLAKGGGCGVLATEVAGEEPLRRGIPHWKVLSCEKDLWCIKRLGEDYSDGALGDWTKSPPGPSIFVDPREF, from the exons ATGACGGTGGTTAGAGAATACGACCCGAGCAAAGACTTAGCCGGTGTGGAGGATGTGGAGCGACGTTGCGAGGTTGGTCCAAGCGGCAAGCTTTCTCTCTTCACCGACCTTTTGGGTGACCCCATTTGTAGGATCCGACATTCACCTTCTTATCTTATGTTG GTGGCTGAGATGGGTACTGAGAAGAAGGAGATAGTGGGCATGATTAGAGGTTGTATCAAAACCGTTACATGTGGCAAAAAACACGATTTAAATCACAAGTCCCAAAACGACACCGTTAAGCCTCTTTACACAAAACTCGCCTACGTTTTGGGCCTTCGTGTCTCTCCTACTCACAG GAGGCAAGGCATAGCGTTTAAGCTGGTGAAGATGATGGAAGCATGGTTCATGCAGAACGGTGCAGAATATTCGTATATAgcaactgaaaatgaaaacCAAGCTTCGGTTAATCTTTTCACCGGGAAATGCGGTTACTCCGAGTTTCGTAAACCGTCGATTTTGGTCAATCCGGTTTACGCTCACAAAGTCAACGTCTCGCGTCGTGTCACAGTTATTAAATTGGACCCGGTTGATGCAGAGTCGTTATACCGACTCCGGTTCAGCACAACAGAGTTTTTCCCGCGAGATATTGATTCGGTGCTGAATAACAAACTCTCTCTAGGGACTTTCGTCGCGGTGCCACGTGACAGCTGTTACGGATCCGGGTCTGGATCATGGCCCGGTTCGGCTAAGTTTCTTGAGTACCCGCCGGAGTCATGGGCCGTGTTGAGCGTTTGGAACTGCAAAGACTCGTTCCGGTTAGAGGTCCGTGGTGCGTCGCTGTGGAGGCGTGCAATGGCTAAAACGACTCGCGTGGTTGATAAAACGCTGCCGTTTTTGAAACTTCCTTCGATACCCTCTGTTTTTAAACCGTTTGGGCTTCATTTTATGTACGGGATTGGAGGGGAAGGTCCACGTGCAGCGAAGATGGTGAAGTCTCTGTGCGGACACGCTCACAATCTGGCCAAGGGAGGAGGTTGCGGCGTTTTGGCGACGGAAGTCGCCGGAGAAGAGCCGTTGCGGCGAGGGATACCACACTGGAAAGTGTTATCGTGCGAAAAGGATCTTTGGTGCATTAAACGACTTGGAGAAGACTACAGTGACGGCGCTCTTGGTGATTGGACCAAATCTCCACCTGGCCCTTCTATTTTTGTGGACCCTAGGGAGTTCTAA